TCCAGCCCTTCATAAAAATCTTTCTGCACAATCGCACTATGCCCGTAAATGTTGGCAATCTTTACGATTTCAGACTGTAAAATTTTATCCCGGATAAATGTCTCCAGGTCCTTTGAGCCTTTTTCCAGTTTCTTCTGTATGAGGCCATAGCGTTTGAGGTCATCCTCAGAAACCGATTTTTCTTCCTGTGAAATAATTTCATCCACAACAAAAACCAGTTCAATGCTTGAGTTCTTAATCCTTTTCTCTATAAATCCCCGCAGCGTATAGATTTCGTTATTTACAATCTTGCTCCTCAGCAGCCCCGGCATTTTAACGCCGATAGAAATACTGTCGCTCTCAGAATAAAGAAGGTCATAATAATAATTGACATAAGCTTTGCCGCCTCCGTAAGAATACCGGCCTTTGAGGTAAATGAGATTTACGGTAGCACTGGTTTTCAAGGCATTATTGAACAGTCCTATAACGGCTGCCGGAGAATAAACGGGATAGATAGGTTCGTTGCCCTGCATATGGAATATAAAATAGGTAGATAAACTGTAATCTTAGGCAAAGATAACGCCGTTATAGGTATATATTCATTAATTAAGGTACCTAAAATATCCGTGATTAAAAATATTAAAGATTACCGGATGATTATCCTGTTGTGTCCCATACAGATAGAGTTGAAATGAAAGCGGCATCCCTGAATCAGGAATGCCGGATGAAAGTCCTGCTTTAAGAATACAACAGAAAGTATAAATGCATTTTTCGATTCCGTGTACTCTACAATTTTATCACTATTTTTCCAACGGTCCTTCCGGTTTCCTGTGCCAGATGTGCTTCTCTTATCTGTTCAAACGGAAATATTTTTGAAATGTGCGGCTTCAGTGCCCCGGTCTCCAGAAGCCCGGCAATCTGTTTCATATCCTCTCCGTCCGAATGTACCAGGATGGGATATCCTTTCACCCCTTTTGCGGCTGCTTTTTCTGTTACCTTTTCATTCAGGCCTGTAGGAATACTGATGATGATTCCTCCGGTTTTGGTGACTTCCAGGGAATCATCAATGGTATCTCCGCCGATGGTATCCAGCACGAAATCAAATTCCTCCGGAGCAGATTTCCAGTCAAAACTATGGTAATCAATATGTTTATCTGCACCGAGGGCCAACACAAAATCCTTATTTTTCAGGGAAGAAGTCCCGGTTACCGTTGCCCCTGAATGTTTTGCAATCTGAACAGCCATATGCCCTACTCCGCCGGCCGCTGCATGAATCAGGACATGCTGACCTTTCTGAACGCCTGCATTCTTAACGAGGGCCTGCCAAGCTGTTAATGCTACAAGAGTGCTGGCTGCAGCCTCTTCAAAAGAAATGTTTTCAGGTTTCAGTACCAGTTGGTTTGCCGGAGCGGAAACATATTCTGCATATGCCTTGCCATGTCCGGGGAAATTTACCATTCCGAATACCTCATCACCCGTTTTGAAGGCTTCACTTTTGCTTTCTTCCACAATCCCGGAAATATCCCAGCCCAGAATTATCGGGTTCTCTTCTTTTATCCTTCCGTACATCCCTTTTCCGTTGCGGCTTTTGACATCTACCGGGTTGATGCTTATGGCCTTGACTTTTATTAACACTTCATCATGCTGAATCTCCGGTTTTTCCGTTTCAATGTATTCCAGCTGTTCCGTACCGCCG
The sequence above is a segment of the Chryseobacterium sp. JJR-5R genome. Coding sequences within it:
- a CDS encoding NADP-dependent oxidoreductase, with the protein product MKAIALKTAGGTEQLEYIETEKPEIQHDEVLIKVKAISINPVDVKSRNGKGMYGRIKEENPIILGWDISGIVEESKSEAFKTGDEVFGMVNFPGHGKAYAEYVSAPANQLVLKPENISFEEAAASTLVALTAWQALVKNAGVQKGQHVLIHAAAGGVGHMAVQIAKHSGATVTGTSSLKNKDFVLALGADKHIDYHSFDWKSAPEEFDFVLDTIGGDTIDDSLEVTKTGGIIISIPTGLNEKVTEKAAAKGVKGYPILVHSDGEDMKQIAGLLETGALKPHISKIFPFEQIREAHLAQETGRTVGKIVIKL